One Capra hircus breed San Clemente chromosome 29, ASM170441v1, whole genome shotgun sequence genomic region harbors:
- the FADS3 gene encoding fatty acid desaturase 3, whose translation MGGVGEPDWEPAQRGAPLPTLRWEQVRRHNLPGDKWLVIERRVYDISRWAQRHPGGSRLIGHHGAEDATDAFHAFHQDLSFVRKFLQPLLIGELAPEEPSQDGPQNTQLIEDFRALRQAVEDMKLFEAKPAFFGLLLGHILAMEVLAWLMIYLLGPGWLPSILAALILAVSQAQSWCLQHDLGHTSIFRNSRWNHLAQQFVMGQLKGFSAHWWNFRHFQHHAKPNIFHKDPDVTVAPVFLLGESSIEYGKKKRRYLPYNHQHLYFFLIGPPLLTLVNFEVENLAYMLVCMQWTDLLWAASFYARFLLSYVPFYGIPGALLLFVAVRVLESHWFVWITQMNHIPREIGHEKHRDWASSQLAATCNVEPSLFIDWFSGHLNFQIEHHLFPTMPRHNYRRVAPLVKALCAKHGLSYEVKPFLTALVDIVRSLKKSGNVWLEAYLHQ comes from the exons ATGGGCGGCGTCGGGGAGCCAGACTGGGAACCTGCGCAGCGGGGGGCGCCGCTGCCCACCCTCCGCTGGGAGCAGGTCCGCCGGCACAACCTGCCAGGCGACAAGTGGCTGGTGATTGAGCGTCGCGTCTACGACATCAGCCGCTGGGCACAGCGACACCCGGGGGGCAGCCGCCTCATCGGCCACCACGGCGCCGAGGACGCCACG GATGCCTTCCACGCCTTCCACCAGGACCTCAGTTTTGTGCGCAAGTTCCTGCAGCCTCTCCTGATTGGAGAGCTGGCCCCAGAGGAGCCCAGCCAGGATGGACCCCAGAAT ACCCAGCTGATCGAGGACTTCCGAGCCCTGCGCCAAGCGGTCGAGGACATGAAGCTGTTTGAAGCCAAGCCCGCCTTCTTTGGTCTCCTGCTGGGCCACATCCTGGCCATGGAGGTGCTCGCCTGGCTCATGATCTACCTGCTCGGCCCCGGCTGGCTGCCCAGCATCCTGGCCGCCCTCATCCTGGCCGTCTCCCAG GCCCAGAGCTGGTGTCTGCAGCACGACCTGGGCCACACGTCCATCTTCAGGAATTCCCGATGGAACCACTTGGCCCAGCAGTTTGTGATGGGGCAGctgaag GGCTTCTCTGCACACTGGTGGAACTTCCGCCACTTCCAGCACCACGCGAAGCCCAACATCTTCCACAAGGACCCGGACGTGACTGTGGCGCCTGTCTTCCTTTTGGGGGAATCGTCCATCGAG TACGGCAAGAAGAAGCGCAGATACTTGCCCTACAACCACCAGCACCTGTACTTTTTCCTGA TCGGCCCGCCGCTGCTCACGCTGGTGAACTTCGAAGTGGAAAATCTGGCCTACATGCTGGTGTGCATGCAGTGGACG GACTTGCTCTGGGCCGCCAGCTTCTACGCCCGCTTCCTCTTGTCCTACGTCCCCTTCTATGGCATTCCTGGGGCGCTGCTCCTCTTTGTGGCTGTCAG GGTCCTGGAGAGCCACTGGTTCGTGTGGATCACACAGATGAACCATATCCCCAGGGAGATTGGCCATGAGAAGCACCGGGACTGGGCCAGCTCTCAG CTGGcagccacctgcaatgtggagcCCTCGCTCTTCATCGACTGGTTCAGCGGACACCTCAACTTCCAGATCGAGCATCA TCTCTTCCCCACGATGCCGAGGCACAACTATCGCAGGGTGGCCCCGCTGGTCAAGGCCCTGTGCGCCAAGCACGGCCTCAGCTACGAGGTGAAGCCCTTCCTCACTGCCCTGGTGGACATCGTCAG GTCCCTGAAGAAGTCTGGCAATGTGTGGCTGGAAGCCTACCTCCACCAGTGA